In Paenibacillus sp. G2S3, a single window of DNA contains:
- the rplC gene encoding 50S ribosomal protein L3: MKGILGKKLGMTQVFTPEGNVIPVTVIEAGPCVVLQKKDLNIDGYEAVQLGFSDKKESRSNKPEQGHAKKANATPKRYVREIRGVDLGSLEVGQELKADIFAEGEFVDVTGTSKGKGFQGNIKRWGQSRGPMAHGSRYHRRPGSMGSIQANRVPKGKRLPGHMGHTTITVQRLEIIKVDVERNVLLIKGAIPGPKNSFVKVKQTVKK, encoded by the coding sequence TTGAAAGGTATCTTAGGAAAAAAACTCGGTATGACTCAAGTGTTTACTCCAGAAGGTAACGTAATTCCTGTTACTGTTATCGAAGCAGGCCCTTGTGTAGTACTGCAAAAGAAAGACCTGAATATCGACGGATATGAAGCAGTGCAATTGGGCTTTTCTGATAAAAAAGAAAGTCGCTCCAATAAGCCTGAACAAGGTCACGCCAAAAAGGCAAATGCAACACCTAAGCGCTACGTTCGTGAAATTCGCGGTGTTGACCTCGGGTCTCTCGAGGTTGGACAAGAACTGAAGGCTGATATTTTTGCTGAGGGCGAATTTGTTGACGTAACTGGCACATCTAAAGGTAAAGGTTTCCAAGGTAACATCAAACGTTGGGGACAAAGCCGCGGACCAATGGCACACGGATCGCGTTACCACAGAAGACCAGGTTCCATGGGTTCTATCCAAGCTAACCGTGTTCCTAAGGGCAAACGCCTTCCAGGACATATGGGTCACACGACTATCACGGTTCAACGGCTTGAAATCATCAAGGTTGATGTTGAGCGTAACGTATTGCTGATTAAAGGCGCTATTCCAGGTCCTAAAAACAGCTTCGTGAAAGTTAAACAAACCGTTAAGAAATAA
- the rpsJ gene encoding 30S ribosomal protein S10, whose product MAKQKIRIRLKAYDHRILDQSAEKIVETAKRSGAGVSGPIPLPTEKQIITILRAVHKYKDSREQFEQRTHKRLIDIVNPTPQTVDALMRLDLPSGVDIEIKL is encoded by the coding sequence ATGGCAAAGCAAAAAATTCGTATTCGCTTGAAAGCATACGACCACAGAATTCTTGATCAATCCGCTGAGAAGATTGTTGAAACAGCAAAACGTTCGGGTGCAGGTGTATCCGGGCCGATTCCGTTACCAACTGAGAAGCAAATCATTACTATTCTCCGTGCGGTACACAAGTACAAGGATTCCCGTGAACAGTTTGAACAACGGACTCACAAACGTTTGATCGATATTGTGAACCCAACACCACAAACTGTGGATGCCTTGATGCGCTTGGATCTACCGTCCGGTGTAGATATCGAAATCAAATTGTAA
- a CDS encoding globin-coupled sensor protein, whose translation MHAITSRNNNEDSHTPNFKELKHQNKTTQNLFHTLEGHDELNEQMRMIDLTESDLNLLRRVKPIVEQNIDYITDQFYNSVLGVNKLEAIILEHSSIERLKTTLREHIIEIFDGKVDDEYIAKRMKIANIHKRVGLEPKWYLSAFQNLQNVFIKVIYKETHDDNARLQVVQTVTKLLNLEQQLVLEEYEKENVKEKEQQYLLVKNELKQKIAEFSSELIDFSIDTNAAVKQLVASSNEVSRTFQRTATSAVESQGLATDGHEHLDSLTGQINLIYQSTSEMEHSVQELSNSSKQIQKIVNSVKDIADQTKILSLNATIEAARAGEHGRGFSVVAQEVSRLAEDTKNTVIQIVELTNKSGYLTQQVVEEIRKVQELTKSGKHQSVETSLLFSDIVEAMKSSTQEIVIVEEEIRTLIQTIEGIGSATEQTAESAEFFKSATENL comes from the coding sequence ATGCATGCTATAACATCACGTAATAATAATGAGGATTCTCACACCCCTAATTTCAAAGAACTTAAACATCAGAATAAGACTACTCAAAATCTTTTTCATACTCTTGAGGGTCATGATGAACTCAATGAACAAATGAGAATGATTGATCTAACTGAATCAGATTTGAACTTATTACGTAGGGTGAAACCTATCGTTGAACAGAATATAGACTATATTACTGATCAGTTTTACAATTCGGTATTAGGCGTAAATAAACTTGAAGCAATAATATTGGAGCATAGTAGTATAGAAAGGTTGAAGACGACACTCCGAGAACATATTATTGAGATTTTTGATGGCAAAGTTGATGATGAGTACATAGCAAAGCGAATGAAGATTGCTAATATTCATAAAAGAGTAGGACTTGAGCCTAAATGGTATTTATCCGCTTTTCAAAATCTCCAGAATGTATTTATAAAAGTTATCTATAAAGAAACACATGATGACAATGCACGCCTACAAGTAGTTCAAACCGTTACTAAGTTGCTTAACCTTGAGCAACAACTCGTTCTGGAGGAGTACGAGAAGGAGAACGTTAAAGAGAAGGAACAGCAATACTTATTAGTTAAAAATGAATTAAAGCAGAAAATCGCTGAATTCAGCAGCGAATTAATAGATTTTAGTATCGACACAAATGCTGCTGTGAAGCAGCTAGTGGCCAGTAGCAATGAAGTGAGTAGAACATTCCAACGTACTGCTACATCCGCTGTAGAGTCACAGGGGTTGGCTACAGATGGACATGAGCATTTGGATAGCTTAACAGGACAGATTAACCTTATTTATCAAAGTACAAGTGAGATGGAACACTCAGTTCAGGAATTAAGTAATTCCTCTAAACAAATTCAAAAAATCGTAAACTCAGTGAAAGATATCGCTGATCAAACCAAAATCCTTTCACTTAATGCAACAATAGAAGCTGCCAGAGCTGGAGAGCATGGTAGAGGGTTTAGTGTAGTTGCCCAAGAAGTTAGTCGATTGGCAGAGGATACGAAGAATACTGTAATTCAGATCGTAGAGCTAACTAATAAATCAGGATATCTCACACAACAGGTTGTTGAAGAGATACGTAAGGTACAAGAGTTAACCAAAAGTGGAAAGCATCAATCCGTTGAGACTAGTCTTTTGTTTTCCGATATTGTTGAGGCGATGAAGAGTAGCACACAGGAGATTGTTATAGTAGAAGAAGAAATAAGAACATTGATTCAGACGATAGAGGGAATTGGGTCAGCAACAGAACAGACTGCAGAGTCAGCTGAGTTTTTCAAGTCTGCTACTGAGAATCTTTAG
- the tuf gene encoding elongation factor Tu, producing the protein MAKAKFERNKPHVNIGTIGHVDHGKTTLTAAITTVLSKTYGGAAIAFDQIDKAPEERERGITISTSHVEYETPNRHYAHVDCPGHADYVKNMITGAAQMDGAILVVSAADGPMPQTREHILLSRQVGVPYIVVFLNKCDMVEDEELLELVEMEVRDLLSEYDFPGDDTPIIRGSAREALQNPEGEYAKKIVEMFETIDEYIPLPERQTDKPFLMPVEDVFSITGRGTVATGRVERGTVKVGEEIEIVGIHEETKKSVVTGVEMFRKLLDSAQAGDNIGALLRGVDRTMIERGQVLAKPNSVKPHTEFTAQIYVLTKEEGGRHKPFFTGYRPQFYFRTTDVTGIINLPEGTEMVMPGDNITVTVALISPIAIEEGTKFSIREGGRTVGAGSVASIQK; encoded by the coding sequence ATGGCAAAGGCAAAGTTTGAACGTAACAAACCGCACGTTAACATCGGTACTATTGGTCACGTCGACCATGGTAAAACGACTCTGACAGCTGCAATCACTACTGTATTGTCCAAAACTTACGGTGGCGCAGCTATCGCATTCGATCAAATCGACAAAGCTCCTGAAGAGCGCGAACGTGGTATCACAATCTCCACTTCCCACGTTGAATATGAAACTCCTAACCGTCACTACGCTCACGTAGACTGCCCTGGTCACGCCGACTATGTTAAAAACATGATCACAGGCGCAGCGCAAATGGACGGAGCTATCCTGGTTGTATCCGCAGCTGATGGCCCTATGCCACAAACTCGCGAGCACATCCTGTTGTCCCGTCAAGTAGGTGTTCCATACATCGTTGTATTCTTGAACAAATGCGACATGGTTGAAGACGAAGAGTTGTTGGAATTGGTTGAAATGGAAGTTCGTGACTTGCTGAGCGAGTATGACTTCCCAGGCGACGACACTCCAATCATTCGTGGTTCTGCTCGTGAAGCTCTTCAAAACCCAGAAGGCGAATATGCTAAGAAGATTGTTGAAATGTTCGAAACAATCGACGAGTACATTCCACTTCCAGAGCGTCAAACTGACAAACCATTCTTGATGCCTGTCGAAGATGTATTCTCCATCACTGGCCGCGGTACTGTGGCAACTGGTCGCGTAGAACGCGGAACAGTTAAAGTCGGAGAAGAAATCGAAATCGTTGGTATTCACGAAGAAACTAAGAAATCCGTAGTTACGGGCGTAGAAATGTTCCGTAAATTGCTGGATTCCGCTCAAGCGGGCGACAACATCGGAGCTTTGCTTCGTGGTGTAGACCGTACGATGATCGAGCGTGGCCAAGTATTGGCTAAACCGAACTCTGTTAAACCACACACTGAGTTCACTGCTCAAATCTACGTTTTGACTAAAGAAGAAGGCGGACGTCACAAACCATTCTTCACTGGTTACCGTCCACAGTTCTACTTCCGTACAACTGACGTAACTGGTATCATCAACTTGCCAGAAGGTACTGAAATGGTTATGCCTGGTGACAACATCACTGTAACTGTTGCCCTGATCTCCCCTATCGCTATTGAAGAAGGTACTAAATTCTCCATTCGCGAAGGTGGACGTACAGTTGGAGCAGGTAGCGTAGCTTCCATCCAAAAATAA
- the fusA gene encoding elongation factor G — protein MAREFSLKNTRNIGIMAHIDAGKTTTTERILFYTGRTHKIGEVHEGAATMDWMEQEQERGITITSAATTAAWKGHRINIIDTPGHVDFTVEVERSLRVLDGAVGVFSAKEGVEPQSETVWRQADRYNVPRIAYVNKMDIIGADFLNVIETMRDRLQANAVAIQLPIGAESDFTGIIDLVEQKAHMFRDDLGQNIEVTDIPEEYLAKVEELRLELIEKVAELDEDLTMKYLEGEEITVPEIKAALRKGVVEVKLFPVIVGSSYRNKGIQLMLDAVVDYLPSPLDVPAITGHLDDGTEAVRHSSDEEPFAALAFKIMTDPYVGKLTFFRVYSGVLESGSYVVNATKNKRERIGRILQMHANSRQEISIVYSGDIAAAVGLKDTSTGDTLCDEKHPVILESMNFPDPVIEIAVEPKTKADQDKLGVALGKLTEEDPTLRAHTDEETGQTILAGMGELHLDIIIDRMRREFKVETNVGKPQVAYRETFKAPARVEGKFVRQSGGRGQYGHVWVEFEPLEPGTGSKFESKVVGGSVPREYIAPALAGIEEQMKNGVLAGFPLVDVKATIVDGSYHDVDSNEMAFKIAGSMALKAAKDKCKPVLLEPIMKVEVTVPEEYMGDVMGMLNSRRGRIEGMDSRGGAQIIRAKVPLSEMFGYSTTLRSGTQGRGVFSMELSHYEEVPKSIAEEIAAKNKGGE, from the coding sequence ATGGCTAGAGAGTTCTCCTTAAAAAATACACGTAATATCGGGATCATGGCGCATATTGATGCTGGTAAAACAACTACCACAGAGCGGATTCTTTTCTATACAGGCCGTACGCACAAAATCGGTGAAGTTCACGAGGGTGCTGCTACAATGGACTGGATGGAGCAAGAACAAGAGCGCGGAATCACGATTACGTCCGCTGCTACGACTGCTGCGTGGAAAGGTCACCGCATCAATATCATTGATACCCCAGGACACGTTGACTTCACTGTTGAAGTTGAACGTTCCCTGCGTGTATTGGATGGGGCAGTAGGTGTATTTAGTGCAAAAGAGGGCGTTGAGCCTCAGTCTGAAACCGTATGGAGACAGGCTGACCGTTATAACGTTCCACGTATTGCATATGTGAACAAAATGGACATTATCGGTGCGGACTTCCTTAACGTAATCGAAACTATGCGTGATCGCCTTCAAGCCAATGCAGTTGCTATTCAATTGCCAATTGGTGCAGAAAGTGATTTCACTGGTATTATCGACCTTGTTGAGCAAAAAGCACACATGTTCAGAGATGATCTAGGCCAAAACATCGAAGTAACGGATATTCCGGAAGAATATTTGGCCAAAGTTGAGGAGCTGCGTCTCGAGTTGATCGAGAAAGTTGCTGAACTTGATGAAGATCTGACTATGAAGTACCTGGAAGGCGAAGAAATTACAGTTCCGGAAATTAAAGCTGCACTGCGCAAAGGCGTAGTTGAAGTTAAATTGTTCCCTGTAATTGTTGGATCCTCCTACCGTAACAAAGGGATTCAGCTTATGCTGGATGCTGTTGTTGATTACTTGCCATCTCCTCTTGACGTTCCAGCTATCACTGGACATCTTGATGATGGAACTGAAGCAGTTCGTCATTCTTCGGATGAAGAACCGTTTGCAGCTTTGGCATTTAAAATCATGACTGACCCTTATGTAGGTAAACTTACGTTCTTCCGTGTTTACTCTGGTGTTCTAGAGTCCGGATCTTATGTAGTTAATGCTACTAAGAACAAGCGTGAACGTATTGGTCGTATCCTTCAAATGCATGCTAACAGCCGTCAAGAGATTTCCATCGTGTATTCTGGCGACATCGCTGCAGCAGTTGGTTTGAAAGACACCAGTACAGGTGATACACTGTGTGATGAGAAGCATCCAGTAATTCTGGAATCAATGAACTTCCCTGATCCAGTTATCGAAATCGCTGTTGAACCAAAAACAAAAGCTGACCAAGATAAATTGGGCGTTGCTCTCGGTAAGTTGACTGAAGAGGATCCAACTCTTCGTGCTCATACTGATGAAGAAACAGGCCAAACTATCCTGGCTGGTATGGGTGAACTTCACTTGGACATCATCATCGACCGTATGCGTCGTGAGTTCAAAGTAGAAACCAATGTGGGTAAACCACAGGTTGCTTACCGCGAAACGTTCAAGGCACCTGCTCGCGTCGAAGGTAAATTTGTACGCCAATCTGGTGGTCGTGGTCAATACGGTCACGTATGGGTTGAATTTGAACCCCTCGAGCCAGGTACTGGTAGCAAATTCGAAAGTAAAGTTGTCGGTGGCTCGGTTCCTAGAGAGTACATCGCTCCTGCACTTGCGGGTATCGAAGAACAAATGAAAAACGGCGTACTTGCAGGCTTCCCGCTTGTAGACGTTAAAGCTACCATCGTTGATGGTTCTTACCATGATGTCGATTCCAACGAAATGGCATTTAAAATTGCCGGCTCGATGGCACTTAAAGCAGCTAAAGACAAGTGTAAACCTGTCCTGCTTGAGCCAATCATGAAAGTAGAAGTAACTGTTCCTGAGGAATATATGGGTGATGTTATGGGTATGCTGAACTCCCGCCGTGGCCGTATCGAAGGTATGGATTCCCGTGGTGGAGCGCAAATTATCCGTGCTAAGGTGCCTCTTTCCGAAATGTTCGGATACTCTACAACTCTTCGTTCTGGTACTCAAGGACGTGGCGTATTCTCAATGGAGCTTTCTCACTATGAAGAAGTTCCTAAATCCATTGCGGAAGAGATCGCTGCTAAGAACAAAGGCGGAGAATAA
- the rpsG gene encoding 30S ribosomal protein S7: MPRKGPVTKRDVLPDPLYNSKLVTRLINRIMLGGKRGVAQSILYNSFKLIEERTGKDPMEVFEAAIKNIMPVLEVKARRVGGANYQVPIEVKPERRTALGLRWLVNYSRNRGEKTMEERLAAEIIDASNNTGASVKKREDTHKMAEANKAFAHYRW, encoded by the coding sequence ATGCCACGCAAAGGTCCAGTTACTAAGAGAGACGTATTGCCAGATCCGTTGTATAATAGCAAGTTGGTTACTCGTTTGATTAACCGCATTATGCTGGGTGGTAAAAGAGGTGTCGCTCAAAGCATTCTGTACAATTCATTCAAATTGATTGAAGAACGTACGGGTAAAGATCCGATGGAAGTTTTCGAAGCTGCCATCAAGAATATCATGCCGGTTTTGGAAGTCAAAGCTCGTCGTGTCGGTGGTGCTAACTATCAAGTACCTATCGAGGTTAAACCAGAGAGACGTACTGCTCTGGGATTACGTTGGCTCGTAAACTACTCTCGCAACCGCGGTGAGAAGACGATGGAAGAGCGTTTGGCGGCTGAGATCATCGACGCTTCCAACAACACAGGCGCTTCTGTTAAGAAACGCGAAGATACACACAAAATGGCTGAAGCAAACAAAGCGTTCGCTCACTACCGTTGGTAG
- the rpsL gene encoding 30S ribosomal protein S12: protein MPTINQLVRKGRQAKIEKSKSPALQKGYNALKREATNLSAPQKRGVCTRVGTMTPRKPNSALRKYARVRLTNRLEVTAYIPGIGHNLQEHSVVLLRGGKVKDLAGVRYHIVRGALDTAGVANRMQARSKYGAKRPKAKK, encoded by the coding sequence ATGCCAACAATTAACCAATTGGTTCGTAAGGGCCGTCAAGCCAAAATCGAAAAATCTAAATCTCCCGCTCTTCAAAAAGGGTATAACGCCCTCAAGCGTGAGGCTACAAATTTGAGCGCTCCGCAAAAACGCGGTGTGTGCACTCGTGTTGGTACTATGACTCCACGTAAACCAAACTCAGCGCTTCGTAAATATGCCCGTGTTCGTTTGACGAACCGTCTCGAGGTAACAGCTTATATCCCGGGTATCGGACATAACTTACAAGAGCACAGTGTTGTATTACTTCGCGGAGGTAAAGTAAAGGACCTTGCAGGGGTTCGTTACCATATCGTTCGTGGTGCATTGGATACAGCAGGTGTAGCTAACCGGATGCAAGCTCGTTCTAAATACGGTGCTAAACGTCCTAAAGCTAAGAAATAA
- a CDS encoding ribosomal L7Ae/L30e/S12e/Gadd45 family protein yields MTDDRGLLDAQVKIGTKQTVKAVELGQAAEVYVAEDGDQRLTSRIVMLCNKQGVKITYVDTMLNLGKACGIEVGAAMAAVLKQ; encoded by the coding sequence ATGACTGATGATAGAGGACTACTGGATGCTCAGGTCAAGATCGGTACCAAACAAACCGTCAAGGCGGTAGAGTTGGGCCAAGCTGCAGAAGTCTATGTGGCAGAGGACGGAGATCAAAGGCTTACTTCCAGGATAGTTATGCTTTGTAACAAACAAGGTGTTAAGATCACATATGTGGATACGATGCTAAATTTGGGCAAGGCCTGCGGAATAGAAGTTGGCGCTGCGATGGCAGCCGTCTTAAAACAATAG
- the rpoC gene encoding DNA-directed RNA polymerase subunit beta', whose product MLDVNNFEFMKIGLASPEKIRSWSRGEVKKPETINYRTLKPEKEGLFCERIFGPQKDWECHCGKYKRVRYKGVVCDRCGVEVTRAKVRRERMGHIELAAPVSHIWYFKGIPSRMGLALDMSPRSLEEIIYFASYVVTDPGETPLEKKQLLSEKEYRSYREKYGYGFQAGMGAEAVKKLLQDIDIEKELEFLKEELRTAQGQRRNRAIKRLEVIEAFRNSGNKPDWMIMDVLPVIPPELRPMVQLDGGRFATSDLNDLYRRVINRNNRLKRLLDLGAPDIIVQNEKRMLQEAVDALIDNGRRGRPVTGPGNRPLKSLSHMLKGKQGRFRQNLLGKRVDYSGRSVIVVGPYLKMYQCGLPKKMALELFKPFVMKELVNKGLAHNIKSAKRKVERVSPEVWDVLEEVIREHPVLLNRAPTLHRLGIQAFEPILVEGHAIRLHPLVCTAYNADFDGDQMAVHVPLSAEAQAEARILMLASGNILNPKDGKPVVTPSQDMVLGTFYLTMDNKEEKGSGMILRTVNEAVSAYQRGTAGLHARVAIPVKALGKTCFTEKQQGAMLITTIGKIIFNEIYPSSFPYINEATKTNLLHGTPEKYFIYEKGADIRELIESAPEASAVGKEYLGLIIARCFETYHTTKTSMILDKIKQLGFTYSTRSGVTVAVSDVIVPEEKVTILKESEAKVDVVANQYRRGLITNDERYDRVIEIWSKTKDDLTNILLKSMDRFNSIMLMVDSKARGNKSQITQLGGMRGLMATPSGRIFELPIKANFREGLTVLEYFISTHGARKGLADTALRTADSGYLTRRLVDVAQDVIVREEDCGTDKGFTVSRIQDGKEVIEDLYDRIEGRYCFETVRHPETGEIIVHRNDLIDSDKAEAIVEAGVTKLQIRSVLSCRARHGVCKKCYGRNLATGKHVEIGEAVGIIAAQSIGEPGTQLTMRTFHTGGVAGDDITQGLPRIQELFEARNPKGQATISEIDGVIKEIRETKDRREIEVQGEAESKTYSITYGSRLRVSEGQEIEAGDELTDGSIDPKEMLRIKGIRGVQNYILQEVQRVYRNQGVEINDKHIEVMIKQMLRKIRIIDAGDTSLLPGAFADIHEYEAANKEAILSGKEPAVAKPVLLGITKASLETDSFLSAASFQETTRVLTDAAIKGKVDKLLGLKENVIIGKLIPAGTGMNRYRNVKLSDPNAESALDSLEPVPAE is encoded by the coding sequence TTGTTGGACGTTAACAATTTTGAATTTATGAAAATCGGACTCGCTTCTCCGGAGAAGATTCGTTCATGGTCCCGCGGAGAAGTTAAGAAACCGGAAACCATTAACTATCGTACATTGAAACCGGAAAAAGAGGGTCTTTTCTGCGAGCGTATCTTTGGACCGCAAAAAGACTGGGAATGTCATTGTGGTAAATACAAACGTGTCCGTTATAAGGGCGTAGTCTGCGACCGTTGTGGCGTTGAAGTTACTCGTGCTAAAGTTCGTCGTGAACGTATGGGTCACATTGAATTGGCTGCTCCGGTATCTCATATCTGGTACTTCAAAGGTATCCCAAGCCGTATGGGTTTGGCACTAGATATGTCTCCAAGATCACTTGAAGAGATTATTTACTTCGCATCGTATGTTGTAACTGACCCAGGTGAAACACCTCTGGAAAAGAAACAACTTTTGTCCGAGAAAGAATATCGTAGCTACCGTGAAAAATACGGTTACGGATTCCAAGCCGGCATGGGTGCTGAAGCTGTTAAGAAGCTTCTTCAAGATATCGACATCGAAAAAGAGCTGGAATTCCTCAAAGAAGAACTGCGTACGGCCCAAGGCCAACGTCGTAACCGGGCGATCAAACGTCTGGAAGTCATTGAAGCATTCCGTAACTCAGGCAACAAACCTGATTGGATGATCATGGATGTTCTACCGGTTATTCCTCCGGAACTTCGTCCTATGGTTCAATTGGATGGTGGCCGTTTTGCTACGTCTGATTTGAACGATCTTTATCGTCGTGTTATTAACCGGAACAACCGTCTGAAAAGACTGCTTGATCTCGGTGCACCTGACATTATCGTGCAGAACGAGAAACGGATGCTACAGGAAGCTGTCGATGCTCTCATCGATAACGGCCGTAGAGGACGTCCGGTAACGGGTCCTGGTAACCGTCCATTGAAATCGCTCAGCCATATGCTGAAAGGTAAACAAGGACGTTTCCGCCAGAACTTGCTCGGTAAACGGGTTGACTACTCTGGACGTTCCGTTATCGTTGTAGGACCGTACCTCAAGATGTATCAGTGCGGACTTCCTAAGAAAATGGCGCTAGAATTGTTCAAGCCTTTTGTCATGAAAGAATTGGTTAACAAGGGCCTAGCCCACAACATAAAGAGCGCAAAACGTAAAGTTGAGCGTGTAAGTCCTGAAGTATGGGATGTACTTGAAGAAGTAATCAGAGAGCACCCAGTACTTCTAAACCGCGCACCAACACTTCACCGTCTCGGTATCCAAGCTTTTGAACCGATTTTGGTGGAAGGTCATGCTATTCGTCTTCACCCACTCGTATGTACGGCTTATAACGCCGACTTTGACGGTGACCAAATGGCGGTGCACGTTCCTCTGTCAGCAGAAGCTCAAGCGGAAGCACGTATTCTCATGCTTGCATCCGGTAATATCTTGAACCCTAAAGACGGAAAACCGGTTGTAACACCTTCCCAGGATATGGTCCTTGGTACTTTCTACCTGACCATGGACAACAAGGAAGAAAAAGGATCAGGTATGATTCTGCGTACCGTAAACGAAGCTGTATCAGCTTACCAACGCGGAACTGCAGGTCTTCATGCTCGTGTGGCTATTCCAGTTAAAGCACTTGGTAAAACTTGCTTTACGGAAAAACAACAAGGCGCAATGTTGATCACTACGATCGGTAAGATTATCTTTAATGAAATTTACCCAAGTAGTTTCCCTTATATCAATGAAGCGACTAAGACTAACTTGCTGCATGGCACGCCAGAGAAATACTTTATCTATGAAAAAGGCGCAGATATTCGCGAGCTGATTGAATCCGCTCCTGAAGCCAGCGCTGTAGGTAAAGAATATCTGGGTCTGATTATCGCACGTTGTTTTGAAACTTATCATACAACCAAAACCTCTATGATTTTGGATAAAATTAAACAACTCGGCTTTACTTACTCCACACGTTCCGGTGTTACCGTTGCTGTGTCGGATGTTATCGTGCCTGAGGAGAAAGTTACGATCTTGAAAGAGTCCGAAGCTAAGGTAGATGTGGTTGCTAACCAATATCGCCGTGGTCTGATCACTAATGACGAACGGTACGACCGTGTTATTGAGATCTGGTCGAAGACGAAGGATGATCTTACAAACATCCTGCTTAAATCGATGGACCGTTTCAACTCTATCATGCTCATGGTTGACTCCAAAGCGCGGGGTAACAAATCGCAGATCACTCAGCTGGGTGGTATGCGTGGTCTGATGGCAACACCTTCGGGTCGGATTTTCGAATTGCCAATTAAAGCGAACTTCCGTGAAGGTCTTACGGTCTTGGAGTACTTTATCTCCACTCACGGAGCGCGTAAAGGTCTTGCCGATACCGCACTTCGTACTGCTGACTCCGGTTACTTGACTCGTCGTCTCGTTGACGTAGCTCAGGACGTTATCGTTCGTGAAGAAGATTGTGGAACAGATAAAGGATTTACAGTTAGTCGTATTCAGGATGGTAAAGAGGTTATTGAGGATCTGTATGACCGTATTGAAGGTCGTTACTGCTTCGAGACTGTTCGTCATCCAGAAACAGGCGAAATCATTGTTCACCGCAACGATTTGATTGACTCCGATAAAGCGGAAGCAATCGTAGAAGCTGGTGTAACTAAGCTGCAAATCCGCTCTGTACTAAGCTGCCGTGCTCGTCATGGTGTTTGTAAGAAATGTTACGGTCGTAACTTGGCAACTGGTAAACACGTTGAGATCGGTGAAGCGGTTGGTATTATCGCTGCACAATCTATCGGTGAACCAGGAACCCAGCTTACAATGCGTACGTTCCATACCGGCGGTGTTGCCGGTGATGACATCACGCAAGGTTTGCCACGTATTCAGGAGTTGTTTGAAGCTCGTAACCCTAAAGGTCAAGCTACAATCAGTGAGATCGATGGTGTAATCAAGGAAATCCGTGAAACTAAGGATCGTCGCGAAATCGAGGTTCAAGGTGAAGCAGAATCTAAGACTTATTCCATTACTTATGGTTCACGTCTACGTGTCAGCGAAGGCCAAGAGATTGAAGCCGGCGATGAGTTGACAGACGGTTCGATTGACCCTAAAGAAATGCTGCGAATCAAAGGGATCCGTGGGGTACAAAACTACATTCTGCAAGAAGTTCAGCGTGTATATCGTAACCAGGGCGTTGAGATCAATGATAAGCACATTGAAGTTATGATCAAGCAAATGCTTCGTAAGATCCGTATCATTGACGCGGGTGACACAAGTCTGTTACCGGGCGCATTTGCGGATATTCATGAATACGAAGCTGCTAACAAGGAAGCCATCTTGTCAGGTAAAGAGCCTGCAGTTGCTAAACCGGTCCTACTCGGTATTACCAAGGCATCTCTTGAGACAGATTCCTTCTTGTCAGCTGCATCTTTCCAAGAAACTACTCGTGTCTTAACAGATGCTGCTATCAAAGGCAAAGTAGATAAGTTGCTTGGACTTAAAGAAAATGTTATTATCGGTAAGTTGATTCCTGCAGGTACTGGTATGAATCGTTACCGTAATGTTAAACTAAGTGATCCAAATGCAGAAAGCGCGCTTGACTCTTTAGAGCCGGTTCCTGCTGAATAA